From the Bacteroidales bacterium genome, the window TAAAGAATTAACAACAATAGTTAGGTTAGAATTAATTTTATATTGTTTTTTTTCAATTGAACTTAATGTGGCATTAAATACATTTTTAATACCTGAAAGTTTGGCAACAAAAAGATTATTCGGTTGGTTAAAAATCTCATTAACCTTTCCTGTTTGAATAATTTTACCTTGATGCAATACGGCCACATGAGTTGCAAGCGTGAGTGCTTCGTAATAATCGTGAGTAACATGCAAAACCGTATATCCTTGCTGATTTAGTTGTCGTAACATAAGCATAATTTCGTACCTTGCATGCACATCTATACTCGAAAGGGGTTCGTCAAATAAAAATAAAGAAGCGCCCGAAAGTAAGGCTCTTGCAATAGCTACTTTTTGCTTTTCTCCCGAAGAAAGCATTGCAGGCTTTTTGTTTAATAATAGTGTTAGTCCGAATGACTCTATAATATTATTTAATAATGGATATGTATGTTTATTAATGGCATACCATAAATTTTCTTTAACATTTAAGTGAGGGAATAAAGCTCCGTCGTTAGGGATATAAGCAATTCCTCTTTTATGAACAGGTTTATGGAGTAAATTTTCGTTTTTCAAAAAAATTTCACCTTGTTTATAGGTTCTAAAACCGGCAATTATTTCAAGGAGAAGGGTCTTACCGCTACCCGATTCGCCCAATAAAACAAAATAATCTCCATGATTTATATTAAGACATACATTGTTTAATTTAAAATTTCCAATTTGATAATATAAGTTTTTGATATTAAGCATATTAGTTTTTGCTTGCCAATAAACGAAGAATTACAAATATAATAAGACTAATTACAATAATAGTAGCGGCAACAGGCTGGGCTGCCGATAAACCAAAAGAATTGAATCGTTCAAACAACAAAACCGACGATGTAGTAGGACGATAAGCAATTATAATAATAGCGCCAAATTCGCTAATACCACGCGCAAACATCATAATAAATCCACTTACAATATGTTGCCAAGCTAATGGAAGCGAAATTTTAAAAAATGTTTGAGTATAGTTTATGCCTAACGATAACGATGCTTTTTCGAGCTTTTCGGGAACTGATATAAATCCTTCGCGGGCAGATTGTATAAGAAAAGGAATGCTTACAAAAGCCATAGCCAAACCAATGCCTATTGGCTTATCAATGATATTTAATGGGAAAAAACCTTTGGAGCTAAATAAAGTTAATAATGCGATACCGGCTGCCGTATGAGGAATTACAATAGGAATATCGATAATGCTTATTATAAGGCGTTTTAATGGGAATTGCTTACGAGCGAGCACATATGCTAAAGGAATTGCCAACAACGAAAATATTAAGGAAGTAATAAAACCTATCAAAATCGTAGTAACTAAACTTTGATGTAGTTCATTATCTGAAATAATTTTATGATAATCAGAATAATGAATCGATAAAAATACCTGAACTAAGGGAGCAATAATAAATAATAATACTATGCCACTTAAAAGCCATAATATCCAACTAAAAACATTGGGTTTTATCATGTATTTTAACTCTTATATAAAAAAAGTCTCGTTTTTATTAAATAATATGCAAAAGTAGAATAATTTTTTGTAACCTTTTTTAAAAATGTCGTGTTAACAAAAAAGCTAAATCGGTAAAAATTATTTTTGCATTTCCGTTTCGTTCTAAATGATAAAGTGCATCGCTAAAATATTTATACAATGCTTGTGCGGTAGGAAAAGTAATAAAACGAGCAAATTTTTCAGAAAAATCTTGTTCTTCTTTCGTTAAAAATGTTAGCGATTTTAAGGAGGCTTGATTTAAAAAGTGATCGCGTGTAAATCGAAGGGCATATAATATAAAATCTTTTTGTTGTTCTTTAGATAAACCGGCTAATGTACTCGCCCATTTTATCATTTCGTCGCGACGGGGTTTGTTTCGGGCAACTTCAAAAGCTAAACGAAAAATTTGTACATACCAATTAAAAAATTCTTGTGTAGCATTTTGGTTTTCTAAAGCTTGAATGGCATGTGGTAAACTGCCACCAGCTAATATAACAGCCTGATGTATTTCGTGTTCTTTATGTTGAGGATATTTTTCTTTTAAATATTGGCTTATACTAACATCATCGAGTAATGGAAATTTAACTATTTGACAACGCGAAACAATAGTAGGCAATAATAATTCAGGATTGCTCGATATCAGAATAAAAACAGTATAGGCAGGAGGCTCTTCGAGTACTTTAAGTATTTTATTAGCGGTAGCTGTGTGCATTCGCTCCGGTTGGTATATAACAATTACCTTGTATTTAGCTTCGTAATTTTTTACACTTAGTTTATTTATAATTTCCAGCGATTCGTCGGCATATATGATAGGTTGTCCTTTGTCTTCAGCAACAATTTGGTACCAATCTGACGATTTAAAATAGGGGCGAGTTAATACAAAGTCGCGCCAATCGTTGATAAAATCGTCGCAAACAGCCGATGTTTTATTCCCTTTGTAAATAGGGAATACAAAATGTAAATCGGGATGAATAAGATGATTATATTTATGACAAGACGAACAAGTGTTACATGAATCATCATTATGTGGCT encodes:
- the holB gene encoding DNA polymerase III subunit delta', with translation MTFAEIVGQTFIKQRLTYIARQEKIPHALLFTGPEGVGKLATAIAFAQYINCHKPHNDDSCNTCSSCHKYNHLIHPDLHFVFPIYKGNKTSAVCDDFINDWRDFVLTRPYFKSSDWYQIVAEDKGQPIIYADESLEIINKLSVKNYEAKYKVIVIYQPERMHTATANKILKVLEEPPAYTVFILISSNPELLLPTIVSRCQIVKFPLLDDVSISQYLKEKYPQHKEHEIHQAVILAGGSLPHAIQALENQNATQEFFNWYVQIFRLAFEVARNKPRRDEMIKWASTLAGLSKEQQKDFILYALRFTRDHFLNQASLKSLTFLTKEEQDFSEKFARFITFPTAQALYKYFSDALYHLERNGNAKIIFTDLAFLLTRHF
- a CDS encoding ABC transporter permease — encoded protein: MIKPNVFSWILWLLSGIVLLFIIAPLVQVFLSIHYSDYHKIISDNELHQSLVTTILIGFITSLIFSLLAIPLAYVLARKQFPLKRLIISIIDIPIVIPHTAAGIALLTLFSSKGFFPLNIIDKPIGIGLAMAFVSIPFLIQSAREGFISVPEKLEKASLSLGINYTQTFFKISLPLAWQHIVSGFIMMFARGISEFGAIIIIAYRPTTSSVLLFERFNSFGLSAAQPVAATIIVISLIIFVILRLLASKN
- a CDS encoding ABC transporter ATP-binding protein, yielding MLNIKNLYYQIGNFKLNNVCLNINHGDYFVLLGESGSGKTLLLEIIAGFRTYKQGEIFLKNENLLHKPVHKRGIAYIPNDGALFPHLNVKENLWYAINKHTYPLLNNIIESFGLTLLLNKKPAMLSSGEKQKVAIARALLSGASLFLFDEPLSSIDVHARYEIMLMLRQLNQQGYTVLHVTHDYYEALTLATHVAVLHQGKIIQTGKVNEIFNQPNNLFVAKLSGIKNVFNATLSSIEKKQYKINSNLTIVVNSLDLPQKAILIIPANDIVLSIQKIESSMKNSFLGIVKDIIKSHESIDVLIDMGVLLHVCITEISLSTMDLIPGKEVWISFKASSVKVLPSI